GCGTGATCGTATCGGGTCTCCCCGCCTCCACCGTCAGCTCCCGCACGCTGTCCATATGCGGAAACGTGCGGTGCATCGTCTGAAACAGCTGATCCATATCCTCCGCTGTGATGCTGGTGGGCGTTCCTCCGCCAAAGTAGATCGAGGTAATGCGCATGTCCCGCCTCGTCAGCCATTCCCCCAGCCGCTCCATCTCGTAATGAAGCCCCTCCAAAAACGGATTGACCGACGCTGTATGGCTGCGAATCGCATAAGCCGGGAAGGTGCAATAAGCGCATTTGGTCGGACAAAACGGGATGCCGATATAGACCGACAGCTCCCGGTCGATCCGGTAGAAGTCAGGGACCACCTTCAGCTGGCGGTCGACGATCTCCTGCAGCAGCTCGATTTTGTACGGCCGCACCATGTAATCCTGCCGCAGCCTTTGATGGACGGCTTCACGCGCCTCGCCCGAAGAGAGAAACTGGTGCATCAGCTTGGTCGGACGAATGCCTGTCAGTACCCCCCAGCCCTGCTCGATGCCGGTCAGCTCTTCCAGCAGGAGCAGCAGGACGTAGCTGACGGCCCGCTTGGCGATTTTGCGCTGCTCTCTTTCATCCGCGGCCGCTTTCTGCAAGAGAGCGTAGGAGCGTTCCGTCATCTTCTCGATGTGCCGCTCCTCCGCTTCCAGCGCGCCTCTGGCCGCGACGCCATCCGGCCGCTCCTCGAGCGCAAGCGTGATGCGAAGCCCGTCGTCCTTTTGCCACTCCGATACATAGGCGATGTCCGGATCTTCATAAAACAAGGCGAGAATCAAACCGATTTCCCGCTCGAATTGATGTCCTAGGCATTTCACTTGAATCATGGGTTCACCTGCTTTTCAGTCTGCCCCTTCATCTTAGCTGACCGGAAAAGCCGGGTCAACAAGCGGAGCACCAGCTCCACGCTTATCTGCGCATCCGCTTTCGCAGCTCTTGCACGTCTCTCACGCTGATGTGAAACTCCCGCGACATTTCCACATCATTCAAGGCAGCTTCCTTTTCGAGAAAGTCGTGAAAATCGACGGAGAACAACCGCCTGTTCGTCTCCTGGGCGAAAGCCTCTTTTTTTGACTGTCTCACCCGTCTACCTCCTTTTGTCACTTGGGGCTGTGCTCTCTAGTATGGCCCGATCAACCCAAAAGCATAAGGCAGGGGAAAGGAAAGGAAAAAAGATGGAAAATGAGAAAGAAGTTTGTCGGAAGAGCAGGAAAAAACAAGACAGAGGACGAAAGAAGTCATTTGGTAATTTCATGTAAACAAGCATGCATGCGCAATATCCTTAAGAAAATGATGGGAAAGGGTGTCAAATCTTGTTCTTACGTAAACAGCTCCTGCGGACACTCCTTGCTGTTACTTTTGCCGTCAGCTTGCCTGCTGCAAGCGTATGGGCTGCCGGAGCGATTCAAGTAAAGGTCGACAACATGAATGTGCGATCCGGTCCCAGCACGCAGGAACAGGTGGTTACGACATTGCCAGTCAATACGGTGTTGCCTGTCATTTCTGAAAAAGGCGATTGGTATCAAATTCGCCTGCCAAACGGAAAAACAGGATGGGTGGCCAATTGGCTGGTGAGCGAGACCGCCGCAAAGACCCCTGCAGCAGCGAAACCGGCTGCTCAGCCGGGATCCGCAGTCAAGCCCGCTGCCCCCGCCGTCCCTGCTCCCGCTGCCAAATCCCAGATCGAGAGCAATACCGACAATCTCAATGTGAGATCGGGACCGGGCCAAACCCATTCGATTTTGCAGACGATCAATCCCGGCAGCCGGTACACCGTACTGCAGAAAAGCGGCGACTGGTATCAAATCCAGTTGTCCGCAAGCAGCAAAGGGTGGGTGGCCGCCTGGCTGGTAACCGAACATCCGCCTGGAAATGCTCCCTCGGCTCCAGCGGCGGGCAGTACGCCCTCCCCTGCGCAAACGGCACCGGGACCGTCTTCCGGAGCTGGACAAGCCGTCCAAAACGGCACCGCGCTCACGCTGGACTACAACCCCTATGTCTATCCGGCCCCTGATCTCTCTCTGCCGGCGATCGGCCAGCTCCATTCCGGGATGACCATCACCGTCAGCAGCCAGCAGAATGGCTGGATCCAGTTTGCCTACGACGGGGTTCCTGCGTGGATCCCGAAGGCAGGGACCGTGCACGCATCATCCCCCTCAACGGATCAGGGAGACGGACATGACATCGGGGGAGACATCGGCACGGACACTGAAGTTCCGGGCCCTGGCGGTGCCGTCGTGCAGCCGGATACGGCCGCCGCGCTGCCCAAACCGACAGCCATCGTCCAGACAGACGGCTTGAATCTCCGCTCCGAGGCCAGCACGGCAAGCAGTGTCCTCGGCACGCTAAAAATCGGAACGACCTTGACCGTCCTGGAAAAACAGGCGGACTGGTACAAAGTGCAGACGGCCGATGGAAAAACAGGCTGGGTAGCAGGATGGCTCGTCACCGTGAAGCAGCCGGAGATGCCCGCCCCGGCCGGACCGCACGTCCATGTGCTGAATCCGGACACCAATGTGCGCTCCGGCCCTGGCACTGAACATGAAATCGTCAGACAGATGCAGCCCGGCGAAAAATACCCTATCCTGAAACGGGAAGGCGACTGGTTCCAGCTCAGCTTTCCGGATGGCACCTCCGGCTACGTCGCCGGATGGCTCGTCTCGGCGGTCGGCGTCCCTGCTATTGTCAAAACAAATGAGCTGGTCGGCAAAGTAATCGTGATCGACCCCGGCCATGGCGGCAATGACAACGGAGCGACCGGCTCCAGCTTCTCCACATTGGAAAAGACGGTCAATCTGCAGGTGGGTATGATCCTGCGCCACAAACTGGAGGCGGCTGGCGCCAAGGTGATCATGACACGCAGCGATGACCGAAAGCTGACGCTTCAACAGCGCGTCGACGTGGCGATCCAAAACAATGCCGACATCTTCGTCAGCATTCATCACAACACCCATCCCAATTCGATGACCAACGGGACGATCATTTTCCACTACAACCGGGGGAATTCCGGAAAACTGGCCTCGCTGGTGCAAAATGAAGTGGTAAAAGCAACCAACTACAAGGATCTGCAATCCCGTTTTGGAAATTACTACGTGCTGCGCGAGAACCCTGTGACGTCCATTCTGGCCGAGATCGGCTTCCTCTCCAACTACAACGAGGAAATCAAGCTCCGTTCGGAAAAGCAGCAAGAACTGGCTGCCGACGGGCTGTTCAAGGGCATCCTGCAGTATTTCTCCTCTCTCAATACAAGTGAGGGCTAGCCTATTGGGCCGCTCCCGATCCCTTGTCTTTCTGCGAAAAGGCAAGGGATTTTTTTGTGCCCCGACGCTTGACTGCCACGATCTGGAAACGATATGATGTTCACATACTGTTTGGTACGTGAATATACTGGGGATGATTGAGGTGTTCGAGATGAGTGCGAGTGAACGCATACGGGCAGCCGCCGCGCAGCTTTCCGCACAGCTTCCCTTCGACAAGATCAGCTTCGCCGATGTCGGGAAGGCGGCTGGCGTCCATTGGACAGCGGTGAGGAGACATTTTGGCTCGAAACAGGAAATGCGGCGCTGGCTGGAGAGTCTGCAGTCTGACGATCCCTCCGCGCTTCAAGATACGCGGACGAAAATCCTGGAGGCAGCCGCCCGCGTCTTCGCCAGGCACGGCTATGCAGGAGCTTCGCTGGAGCTGGTCGCCGCCGATGCCGGCATGACGAAGGGTGCTGTCTATTGGCACTTTTCCAGCAAAAGCGATTTGTTTGCCGCCCTCTGTGAGCATCATCTGTCGCGACAGCTTCAGACGCTTCCCCAGGTGGGCCGGGCCGCGCTGCAGCAAGGCCCCGATGCGCAGGCGGGCTTCGCCGCTCTCTTGGAAGAGCTGGTCTGCTGCGCCCCTCCTGATTCTCCTCAGCCAATGCTCTTTTTTGAGTTCGTCACGGCTTCCCGCGACCCGCGTGTAGCCGATGCGCTGCGAGAAGCGTACAGCCAGATCATCGGCCGCACCAGCGCGGTGATCAAAGGATGGCAGGATGACAAGCTGCTCAATGCCGACGTCGATCCAGAGGTGATCGCCATTCTGCTTCAGTCGCTGATTCACGGACTGACCATCGGATCACTCATTGATAAAAAGCGCCTTTCCCTGCCTGCCCTATTCCCGGAGCTGGCGAAATTGCTCTGGAGCGGCTTGCCGCACAAAGAGTCATCTGCCGCCCCGCAGGCCAAGAGGGAATAGCCCGTTTTCGGCAAACGGGATTTTCTATGCGATCAACATACTGACAAGTATGCGTTTCATACACTATGGAGTATCTTCATTGCATAAACCGGCCGCCTCAATTGCACCGTCAGTAGGAGAAAAAGGAGGTTTTCGCCTTATGGATACCATGTATGCCAGCGTCATTCTCCCCTATTTGTCCCATGCCTTGCTTCTCGTATCGGCTGTTCTTCTCTTCTGGCTCTATCTGGCCAATCGCAAAGCGGTGAAAGCAGCCGAGCGCTCGTATCCGCCAGGCGGTTCATTCGTAGAAGTGGAGGGCACCCGCCTCCATTACCTGGAAAAAGGAAAAGGACGCCCGCTCGTCTTTTTGCACGGGGGCATCCTTTCCTCCTATGATTTTTCCGCGGTACTCACAGAGGCTGCTTCGCGCGGCTACCGCGCGATTGCCTTTGACCGCCCCGGCTACGGTTACAGTGAACGGCCGAAGAAGCGCAGATTGACCCCGCGGGACCAGGCGCATCTGCTCAAAGAAGCGCTCGCCGCTCTGCAAGCGGAGCAGCCGATTCTGGTCGGTCATTCCTGGAGCGCCTCGCTGGCGCTCGCGTATGCGCTGGCCTACCCGCGGGAGCTGTCCGGCCTGGTATTGCTCGCCCCCGGCGCTTATGGGGGAAAAGCGTATCCTGCCGGCGCTGCCGACCTCTTGCTGGGACAGCTGATGCGCCTGCCCCTGCTGGGCAGTCTGCTCGCCCATACCTTGCTGCCGCCGCTGGCGCGGAAGCTCTCGTTCGCGATGGTGCAGTCTACCTTTTCCCCTGACCCGGTTCCTGCAGGCTATCTGGCTGCTGCCAGAGCCCTCTGGGCCAGGCCGAGACAGCTAAAAGCCAATCGCGAGGATGTGCTTGCGTATGTCCAGACGGTTCCCGATATGGAGAGGCACTACGCTAGCATCGCCACGCCGATGGTGATAGTCGTCGGAGAACAAGACCCGTTCCGGCCGGAATTGCAGGGCTTGCGGCTGCATCGGGCGGTGAAAGGCTCGCAGCTGGTGAGACTGCCGCAGACCGGCCACATGATTCCCGATGTGAACCCGAAGGCCGTCGTCGATGCAGTGGAGCTGCTCGACTTATAGCAGCTAGCATCGGTGGTCCCCGGACGAAACTTCGGACTTGGCGGCCACCGAGAAATTGTAATCATCGCTTGGCCTGGCCGTCTTCCTGTGAAAGAATGCGATACACATTGGCGCCACAGCGATCCGACTAGCTTTCGACAATCAACGTGACCGGTCCGTCATTTACCAGACGGACCTCCATCATCGCCCCAAACCGGCCCGTCTCCACGTGCAGGCCCCTTTCCCTCAGCTTGGCGTTAAACAGCTCATAAAGCGGTTCTGCCTGCTCCGGACGGGCGGCCGCCATAAAATTGGGGCGTCTGCCCTTGCGGCAATCTCCGTACAGTGTAAACTGGGACACCGAGAGGATTTGGCCGCCCCGATCCAGCACCGAGTGGTTCATTTTTCCCTCGCTGTCTTCGAATATCCGCAAGTGAGCGATTTTATCCGCGAGAAAATCGACGTCTTTCTCTGTATCTTCATGGGTAATCCCGACGAGCAGGACCAGGCCGTGATCGATCCGGCCGACTACTTCTCCCGCCACGGTGACGTTTGCCTCCCGGGATCTTTGAACGACGACACGCACAGCTTCAATCTCCTTCCTCTTCTGAAACAAGAACACCTGATCCGCTTCGATCAGGTGCTTAAAATCCGGCGAACGGAATAAATGTCCTTGATGCGCTTGATGCGCTCCACCACTTTTAAGAGGTGGTCGATATTGCTGATCGAGATGGTCATGTGAATCGTCGCGACACGGTTTTTGTCCGCTTTGCCGCTGACGGCGGAGATATTGGTCTTGGTCTCCGCCACGACCTGCAAGACATCGTTCAACAGGCCGCTGCGATCGTGCCCGGTAATCTCGATGTCCACATGGTAATTATGCTTGTAGTCCGTGTCCCACTCCACATCGATTAAGCGCTCCATGCACTCTTCGGTGAGCACATTGGGGCAGTCCTTGCGATGGACCGACACTCCTCTGCCCCGGGTGATAAATCCGATGATCTGGTCTCCGGGGACGGGCGTACAGCAGCGGGAGATCCGCACGAGCAGATTGTCTACGCCCTTTACCTTGACACCCGACTCGCTGCGTACGACCGTCTGCGGCTGGGTAGGCTTGAACTCCGGCACGGGCGGAAATTGCTCTTCCCTCTCCTTGCGCAGCTTGTCGATCAGGCGGGTCACGATCTGCGAGGCCGTTATTCCCCCGTAACCGACGGCCGCGAACATGTCCTCATGTCCCTGAAAATTAAAGCGGGCAGCGGCCTCTTTCAGATTGGCTTCCGTCATCGCCTCTTTGATGTCAAAGCCTCGAGCCTTGATTTCCGCCTCCACCATCTGCTGGCCCTTGGCGACGTTTTCTTCGCGCTTCTCCTTCTTGAACCACTGCTTGATCTTATTCCGCGCTTGCGCCGACTTGGCGATCTTGAGCCAGTCCTGACTGGGACCGTACGAGTGCTTGGAGGTCAAGATCTCTACGATGTCGCCCGTCTTGAGCGAGTAGTCGAGCGGCACGATTTTGCCGTTCACCTTGGCGCCGATCGTCCGATTGCCGACTGCCGAGTGGATGCGGTAGGCAAAGTCCAGCGGCACCGAGCCCTTGGGCAGCTCCACCACGTCGCCTTTTGGCGTAAAGACGAAAACCATATCGGAAAAGAGATCCTGCTTCAGAGACTCCATGAATTCCTGCGCGTTCGGCGCCTCCTCCGAGCCTCCCTGAATGATCTCCCGCAAATCGCCCAGCTTTTCAGCGAAAGAGCCCTGGACCACGCTTCTGCCTTCTTTGTAGGCCCAGTGCGCCGCGATCCCGATTTCGGCCGTCCGATGCATATCCCAGGTGCGGATCTGCACCTCCAGCGGCTCCCCTTTCGGCCCGATGACGGTCGTGTGGAGCGATTGGTACATGTTGGCTTTGGGCATCGCGATATAATCCTTGAATCTGCCTGGCATGGGCTTCCACAAGGTGTGGACAATCCCGAGCACGGCGTAGCAGTCCCGTATGTCATTGACGATGATGCGCAGCGCCAAGAGGTCATAAATTTCATTGAACTGCTTGTTCTGCTTGGTCATCTTTTTATAAATGCTGTAGATATGCTTGGGGCGGCCGGAGATCTCCGCCTCGATGTTCAGCTCTTTCAGCTTGTCTTTGATCGTGTCAGCGGCTTCGTTGATGTACGCTTCCCGCTCCGTCCGCTTCTTCTGCATCAGGTTAACGATGCGGTAGTATTGCTGCGGGTTCAGGTAGCGGAGGGAGGTGTCTTCCAGTTCCCATTTGACTGAGGCGATCCCCAGACGATGAGCGAGCGGCGCAAAAATTTCCAGCGTCTCATCCGAAATTTCCCGCTGCTTCTCCTCCGACATGTGGCGAAGCGTGCGCATGTTGTGCAGACGGTCGGCCAATTTGATCATGATGACCCGGATATCCTGGGCCATGGCTACCAGCATTTTGCGGTGATTTTCAGCAAGCTGCTCTTCTTTTGACTTGTATTTGATTTTATCGAGCTTCGTCACGCCATCGACGAGCAAGGCTACCTCTGCGCCAAATTGGCTCTGCAGGTCCTCCAGCGAAATGTCGGTGTCTTCCACTACATCATGCAAAAAACCGGCAGCGATCGTGACCGCATCCATATGCAACCCTGCCAATATGCCTGCGACGGCAATCGGATGCATGATATAAGGAACGCCCGATTTCCGCA
This sequence is a window from Brevibacillus composti. Protein-coding genes within it:
- a CDS encoding RelA/SpoT family protein encodes the protein MSTGINEVLTKAGSYLSKADLDLITRAYQLAEQAHEGQVRKSGVPYIMHPIAVAGILAGLHMDAVTIAAGFLHDVVEDTDISLEDLQSQFGAEVALLVDGVTKLDKIKYKSKEEQLAENHRKMLVAMAQDIRVIMIKLADRLHNMRTLRHMSEEKQREISDETLEIFAPLAHRLGIASVKWELEDTSLRYLNPQQYYRIVNLMQKKRTEREAYINEAADTIKDKLKELNIEAEISGRPKHIYSIYKKMTKQNKQFNEIYDLLALRIIVNDIRDCYAVLGIVHTLWKPMPGRFKDYIAMPKANMYQSLHTTVIGPKGEPLEVQIRTWDMHRTAEIGIAAHWAYKEGRSVVQGSFAEKLGDLREIIQGGSEEAPNAQEFMESLKQDLFSDMVFVFTPKGDVVELPKGSVPLDFAYRIHSAVGNRTIGAKVNGKIVPLDYSLKTGDIVEILTSKHSYGPSQDWLKIAKSAQARNKIKQWFKKEKREENVAKGQQMVEAEIKARGFDIKEAMTEANLKEAAARFNFQGHEDMFAAVGYGGITASQIVTRLIDKLRKEREEQFPPVPEFKPTQPQTVVRSESGVKVKGVDNLLVRISRCCTPVPGDQIIGFITRGRGVSVHRKDCPNVLTEECMERLIDVEWDTDYKHNYHVDIEITGHDRSGLLNDVLQVVAETKTNISAVSGKADKNRVATIHMTISISNIDHLLKVVERIKRIKDIYSVRRILST
- a CDS encoding TetR/AcrR family transcriptional regulator, whose protein sequence is MSASERIRAAAAQLSAQLPFDKISFADVGKAAGVHWTAVRRHFGSKQEMRRWLESLQSDDPSALQDTRTKILEAAARVFARHGYAGASLELVAADAGMTKGAVYWHFSSKSDLFAALCEHHLSRQLQTLPQVGRAALQQGPDAQAGFAALLEELVCCAPPDSPQPMLFFEFVTASRDPRVADALREAYSQIIGRTSAVIKGWQDDKLLNADVDPEVIAILLQSLIHGLTIGSLIDKKRLSLPALFPELAKLLWSGLPHKESSAAPQAKRE
- the dtd gene encoding D-aminoacyl-tRNA deacylase, encoding MRVVVQRSREANVTVAGEVVGRIDHGLVLLVGITHEDTEKDVDFLADKIAHLRIFEDSEGKMNHSVLDRGGQILSVSQFTLYGDCRKGRRPNFMAAARPEQAEPLYELFNAKLRERGLHVETGRFGAMMEVRLVNDGPVTLIVES
- a CDS encoding alpha/beta fold hydrolase — encoded protein: MDTMYASVILPYLSHALLLVSAVLLFWLYLANRKAVKAAERSYPPGGSFVEVEGTRLHYLEKGKGRPLVFLHGGILSSYDFSAVLTEAASRGYRAIAFDRPGYGYSERPKKRRLTPRDQAHLLKEALAALQAEQPILVGHSWSASLALAYALAYPRELSGLVLLAPGAYGGKAYPAGAADLLLGQLMRLPLLGSLLAHTLLPPLARKLSFAMVQSTFSPDPVPAGYLAAARALWARPRQLKANREDVLAYVQTVPDMERHYASIATPMVIVVGEQDPFRPELQGLRLHRAVKGSQLVRLPQTGHMIPDVNPKAVVDAVELLDL
- a CDS encoding coproporphyrinogen III oxidase; its protein translation is MIQVKCLGHQFEREIGLILALFYEDPDIAYVSEWQKDDGLRITLALEERPDGVAARGALEAEERHIEKMTERSYALLQKAAADEREQRKIAKRAVSYVLLLLLEELTGIEQGWGVLTGIRPTKLMHQFLSSGEAREAVHQRLRQDYMVRPYKIELLQEIVDRQLKVVPDFYRIDRELSVYIGIPFCPTKCAYCTFPAYAIRSHTASVNPFLEGLHYEMERLGEWLTRRDMRITSIYFGGGTPTSITAEDMDQLFQTMHRTFPHMDSVRELTVEAGRPDTITREKLDVMKRWNVDRISINPQSFTQETLQAIGRHHTVEETIEKYHLAMEMGLRNINMDLIIGLPGEGMREWEHSLREVEKLMPASLTVHTLSFKRASEMTQNKERYQVASREEVGRMMALASDWTRAHGYHPYYLYRQKNILGNLENVGYSLDGQESIYNIMIMEEAQTILGLGCGAVSKLMAPGSGKLVRWPNPKDPRTYNETYRRLTEEKIRDLDEVYGFAPLESSGAR
- a CDS encoding SH3 domain-containing protein, translated to MFLRKQLLRTLLAVTFAVSLPAASVWAAGAIQVKVDNMNVRSGPSTQEQVVTTLPVNTVLPVISEKGDWYQIRLPNGKTGWVANWLVSETAAKTPAAAKPAAQPGSAVKPAAPAVPAPAAKSQIESNTDNLNVRSGPGQTHSILQTINPGSRYTVLQKSGDWYQIQLSASSKGWVAAWLVTEHPPGNAPSAPAAGSTPSPAQTAPGPSSGAGQAVQNGTALTLDYNPYVYPAPDLSLPAIGQLHSGMTITVSSQQNGWIQFAYDGVPAWIPKAGTVHASSPSTDQGDGHDIGGDIGTDTEVPGPGGAVVQPDTAAALPKPTAIVQTDGLNLRSEASTASSVLGTLKIGTTLTVLEKQADWYKVQTADGKTGWVAGWLVTVKQPEMPAPAGPHVHVLNPDTNVRSGPGTEHEIVRQMQPGEKYPILKREGDWFQLSFPDGTSGYVAGWLVSAVGVPAIVKTNELVGKVIVIDPGHGGNDNGATGSSFSTLEKTVNLQVGMILRHKLEAAGAKVIMTRSDDRKLTLQQRVDVAIQNNADIFVSIHHNTHPNSMTNGTIIFHYNRGNSGKLASLVQNEVVKATNYKDLQSRFGNYYVLRENPVTSILAEIGFLSNYNEEIKLRSEKQQELAADGLFKGILQYFSSLNTSEG